A DNA window from Aureibaculum sp. 2308TA14-22 contains the following coding sequences:
- the uvrA gene encoding excinuclease ABC subunit UvrA — MKIDNLDPKEQIIIKKAALHNLKDVNVAIPRNKLVVITGLSGSGKSSLAFDTLYAEGQRRYVESLSSYARQFLGKLNKPKVEYIKGIAPAIAIEQKVNSTNPRSTVGTSTEIYDYLKLLYARIGRTFSPISGNEVKKNTVTDVIDHVKKYSEGSKLLLLAPIYIEKGRTLKKVLQILEQQGYARIKVDNEVVRINDFKPKNQKEFQLVVDRIIVKDDEDFYNRLGDAIETAFFEGKGECIIEDLSNHKQHLFNNKFELDGLSFLEPNTHLFSFNNPYGACPTCEGYGNVIGIDADLVIPNTALSIYEDAIVPWRTDSFLEYKEALIDNAYKFDFPIHKPYFELTEDQKQLLWDGNKYFHGLNTFFKHIEEKTYKIQYRVMLSRYRGKTKCTTCNGKRLREETSYIKIDNTTIMDLVNLPINEVLDFFKDLKLSEHDQKIAKRLLKEINNRLQFLSDVGLNYLSLNRASNTLSGGESQRINLATSLGSSLVGSMYILDEPSIGLHSKDTERLIKVLKGLRDLGNTVIVVEHDEDIMKAADHIIDIGPEAGTFGGELVAQGTYQEILNSDTLTASYLSGKLKIEVPKERRKVTDFIKVIGAREHNLKNIDVEFPLNTLTMVTGVSGSGKSTLIKNILYPALQKKLFNYGEKPGQFTSIEGNFSTVKSVEFIDQNPIGRSSRSNPVTYIKVYDDIRALFTKQKLSKIRGYKAKHFSFNVDGGRCETCKGEGEVTIGMQFMADVHLPCETCKGKRFKKEILEVNFENKSIADVLEMTIDEATAFFKQYEQKKIVTKLKPLQDVGLGYVQLGQASSTLSGGEAQRIKLASFLVKGTTKDKVLFIFDEPTTGLHFHDIKKLLASFNALIEKGHTIVVIEHNIDLIKCADYIIDLGKDGGKTGGNLLFQGLPEDLVKVKESYTAYYLKEKLN, encoded by the coding sequence GTGAAGATAGATAACTTAGATCCAAAAGAGCAAATAATTATAAAAAAAGCTGCATTACACAACTTAAAAGATGTAAATGTGGCCATTCCAAGAAATAAATTAGTAGTAATTACTGGTTTGTCCGGATCCGGAAAATCGAGCTTGGCATTTGACACATTGTATGCAGAAGGGCAACGCAGATATGTAGAAAGTTTATCATCGTATGCAAGACAATTTTTGGGCAAACTGAACAAACCAAAAGTTGAATATATTAAAGGTATAGCTCCAGCTATTGCCATAGAACAAAAGGTAAATAGTACAAATCCGCGTTCAACAGTAGGTACATCTACCGAAATTTACGATTATCTAAAACTATTGTATGCTAGAATTGGCAGAACTTTTTCGCCCATTTCAGGTAATGAAGTCAAGAAAAATACAGTAACCGATGTTATTGACCATGTAAAAAAGTATAGTGAAGGGAGCAAACTGTTATTACTTGCACCTATATATATAGAAAAGGGCAGAACCTTAAAAAAGGTATTGCAAATTCTGGAACAGCAAGGATATGCCAGAATAAAAGTTGATAATGAAGTGGTGAGGATTAATGATTTTAAACCAAAAAATCAAAAAGAATTTCAACTAGTAGTAGACAGAATTATAGTAAAAGACGATGAGGATTTTTACAACCGCTTGGGCGATGCCATTGAAACCGCTTTTTTTGAAGGCAAAGGAGAATGTATTATTGAAGATTTATCTAACCATAAACAACACCTTTTTAACAATAAGTTTGAATTGGACGGGCTTTCCTTTTTAGAACCCAATACCCATTTGTTCAGCTTTAACAATCCTTACGGTGCTTGCCCAACTTGCGAAGGCTATGGAAATGTTATTGGTATTGATGCAGATTTGGTAATACCCAATACAGCCTTATCCATTTATGAAGATGCCATAGTTCCGTGGCGAACGGATTCGTTTTTGGAATACAAGGAAGCCTTAATCGATAATGCTTATAAGTTTGATTTTCCGATTCATAAGCCTTATTTTGAATTGACCGAAGACCAAAAACAATTGCTTTGGGACGGCAATAAATATTTTCACGGGCTCAATACTTTCTTTAAACATATAGAAGAAAAAACCTATAAAATCCAATATCGTGTAATGCTTTCGCGATATCGTGGTAAAACAAAATGTACTACATGCAATGGCAAAAGGTTGCGTGAAGAAACGTCTTATATAAAAATTGACAATACAACCATAATGGATCTAGTAAACTTACCAATTAATGAAGTATTGGATTTCTTTAAAGATTTAAAACTCTCCGAACACGATCAAAAAATAGCCAAACGTTTGTTAAAAGAAATTAATAATCGATTACAATTTTTATCGGATGTAGGGCTAAACTACCTAAGTTTAAACCGGGCATCAAATACCCTTTCTGGTGGAGAGAGTCAACGTATTAACTTAGCCACTTCATTAGGTAGCAGTTTAGTAGGTTCTATGTATATTTTGGATGAACCTAGTATTGGCTTACATTCCAAAGATACCGAACGTCTGATCAAAGTTTTGAAAGGGTTACGTGACCTAGGCAATACCGTTATTGTGGTAGAGCATGACGAAGATATTATGAAAGCGGCAGACCATATTATTGATATCGGCCCTGAAGCGGGTACTTTTGGTGGCGAATTAGTAGCTCAGGGTACTTATCAAGAAATCTTAAACTCGGATACCTTAACGGCAAGTTACCTTTCTGGGAAATTAAAAATTGAAGTTCCTAAAGAACGAAGAAAAGTTACGGATTTTATAAAAGTTATTGGTGCAAGGGAACATAATTTAAAGAACATTGATGTTGAATTCCCTTTAAACACCTTAACTATGGTTACAGGTGTTTCTGGTAGTGGTAAAAGTACATTGATAAAAAACATACTCTATCCCGCCTTACAGAAAAAATTGTTCAATTATGGTGAAAAGCCCGGACAGTTTACAAGCATAGAAGGCAATTTTTCTACCGTAAAAAGTGTAGAATTTATCGATCAGAACCCTATTGGACGATCAAGTCGGTCTAATCCTGTTACCTATATTAAGGTATATGATGATATTAGAGCATTATTTACTAAGCAAAAATTATCAAAAATAAGAGGCTATAAGGCCAAACATTTTTCCTTTAATGTGGATGGTGGCAGATGTGAAACCTGTAAAGGTGAAGGCGAAGTAACCATAGGTATGCAATTTATGGCTGATGTACATTTACCATGCGAAACCTGTAAAGGCAAACGTTTTAAAAAAGAAATTTTAGAAGTAAACTTTGAAAACAAATCCATTGCTGATGTATTGGAAATGACCATTGATGAAGCCACTGCATTTTTTAAACAGTATGAACAAAAAAAGATAGTTACCAAATTAAAACCGTTACAAGACGTTGGGTTGGGCTATGTACAATTGGGACAAGCTTCTTCTACCCTTTCGGGCGGTGAGGCACAACGGATAAAACTAGCTTCGTTCTTAGTAAAAGGGACGACAAAAGACAAAGTACTTTTTATCTTTGATGAACCTACTACAGGTTTGCACTTTCATGATATTAAAAAACTGTTGGCCTCTTTTAATGCCCTAATCGAAAAAGGACATACTATTGTGGTTATTGAACATAATATAGACTTAATAAAGTGTGCCGACTATATTATTGACCTTGGCAAAGATGGCGGAAAAACGGGTGGTAATTTGTTGTTTCAAGGCTTGCCCGAGGATTTGGTAAAAGTTAAGGAATCTTATACGGCTTATTATTTAAAAGAAAAGCTGAATTAA